CACCAAAGGGCGTCATGATTACGCACAAACAGGTTTTGAATACGTTGTTTTGGCTGGAGGAGACGTTTCCACTAAGCGAGACAGACGTAGTTGCCCAAAAAACCTCGATTTCTTTTACGGACTCGGTGTGGGAATTGTTTTGGCCGCTGATGGTTGGATCAAAGCTGTCTATTTTGAAAGAGGAAGACGGCAAAGATCCAGGAGCGTTGTATGACTGGTTGCAAGAGCAACGTATTACAGTCACCCAGTTCGTTCCAGCGATGATGAATGTGTTTCTGGCTCATGTGCATTCTCGTAAGGAACCAGATCCGTTGCCTAATTTGAAGTGGGTATTTAACGGAGGAGAAGCACTGACGGCTAATCTGGTTCGCGAATGGAATCGTCTGTTCCGTATCGCGCGAATCGCCAATATTTACGGGATGACAGAATCAGCGATATACGCTTCCGTCTATCTTTGCACAGAGCAGCCTGCTGAAGAAACACTCAGAATCCCTATAGGTGTTCCCATTGCCAATACTCATATGTTCATCCTTGGACAGACGGGGGAAATTTGTCCCCCTGATGTCAAGGGCGAGATTTGTATCGGAGGAATTGGCATCACTGACGGATATTTGGGTAAATCTGAGTTGACCGAGAAAGCATTTACGAATCATCCCATAACCGGCGAGCGCCTTTACCGTACGGGAGATGTCGGATTACTCAGCGAAACGGGCGTCTTTGAATATTTGGGGCGGATGGACGATCAGGTTCAAGTGCGCGGCTATCGTGTGGAACTGAAAGAAGTGGAACGCGCTGTCCTTCAGCATCCTGCTGTAAATCAGGTAGCTGTATTAGCTATGACTGATCAAATGGGTATGACCGAACTGGCTTGCTACTATGTAGGGCAAAAGGATGGCGTTCAGCCAGATGGGCTTCGTGCGCACCTGCTAGAGTGGCTCCCCGGATATATGATCCCGAGTTACTTTATAGAACTGTCTGAGATGCCGCTTACCCCGCATGGAAAGATCGATCGCAAAGCTTTGCCTGCTGTAAAGCCTGGCATCAGTAGTGATTACGTGCCACCGGCAAATCCTATCGAACAAAAGCTGGCTGAGTTGTGGTCGGAAGTTTTACAGATTCCATCCCCTGGTGTACTTGATCACTTTGTCGGACAGGGAGGACATTCGCTAAAGGCCATTCAGCTTTTATCCCGGATTGAAAGTGACTTTCAAGTGAAGCTTTCCATGCGCGACTTGTTTGATGCGCCGACGATTCGTGGTTTGGCGACAAGGCTCACAGGCAATCTCCAAGAAATGGAGCAAAAACCGATCGTCTTGCTCGCCGATCAGGAATATTACCCTGTCACGCGCGCACAAGAGAGGCTTTACCTGTTGTGGCAGTTGGAAGAAGATGCTACCAGCTACCATACACCGGGAGTAATGCGGATCAACGGTTCCCTTGATTCAGGCCGTCTTCAAGCGGTTGCGGATCAACTCGTCGCACGACATGAGGCGCTGCGCACCTCGTTTCATCTGATTGAAGGTCAGGTGAAACAAAAAGTACACAGTGACCTTTCTGTACAGATCGAGACATGGCAAGCGGACGAAGAAACTGTGGAAAAGACAATTGAACGCTTTTTCCGGCCTTTTGGTTTAAAGCAAGCTCCCTTACTTCGTATCGGCTTAATTGAGCTCTCATCAGAAGAGCATCTGTTAATTTTCGACATGCACCATATCATTTCAGATGGCATATCCAAATCCATCTTGCTTAAGGAGTTTTGTAACCTTTACCAAGGACAGGTGTTGCCGGAATTGTCGGTACAGGCCAAAGAATTTGCTTGGTGGCAAACAGAACAAGCTGCCGAGATTGGCTGGGTCGAGCATGAAGCCTACTGGTTGGATGCATTTTCCGAGCAGCCGCAACCATTGGCAATTCCGACCGATTATCCTCGCCCACAAACCATGACATTTGATGGCGATGAGTTGCTGACAGAGCTGTCTGGAGAGTGGTTGGAAAAACTCGACTCGTTCACCCGTCAGAGTTCTACGACGCTGTACATGCTTCTTTTGGCCGTCTATTCTGTTTTGTTATCCAAATACAGCAATCAGGCAGACATCGTCATTGGTTGCGACATGGATGGT
The window above is part of the Brevibacillus antibioticus genome. Proteins encoded here:
- the edeL gene encoding edeine non-ribosomal peptide synthetase EdeL, translating into MNGRMQLDLDLNEFNLLTDEEANLLTRVNQTDKPYRNQVTIAELFARQAEKTPNRVAVVEADRERTYAELHAEANQLARILTDAGVVPSQLVGILADRSSRMVAAVLAILQAGGGYVPVDPHYPRARIRYLLQDSRCKVLVTESIYLDEIIPDLPDSIETIICLDETSFHHEGYKVYTASDIRIQKDEAIAPAGSEDDVAYVIYTSGSTGAPKGVMITHKQVLNTLFWLEETFPLSETDVVAQKTSISFTDSVWELFWPLMVGSKLSILKEEDGKDPGALYDWLQEQRITVTQFVPAMMNVFLAHVHSRKEPDPLPNLKWVFNGGEALTANLVREWNRLFRIARIANIYGMTESAIYASVYLCTEQPAEETLRIPIGVPIANTHMFILGQTGEICPPDVKGEICIGGIGITDGYLGKSELTEKAFTNHPITGERLYRTGDVGLLSETGVFEYLGRMDDQVQVRGYRVELKEVERAVLQHPAVNQVAVLAMTDQMGMTELACYYVGQKDGVQPDGLRAHLLEWLPGYMIPSYFIELSEMPLTPHGKIDRKALPAVKPGISSDYVPPANPIEQKLAELWSEVLQIPSPGVLDHFVGQGGHSLKAIQLLSRIESDFQVKLSMRDLFDAPTIRGLATRLTGNLQEMEQKPIVLLADQEYYPVTRAQERLYLLWQLEEDATSYHTPGVMRINGSLDSGRLQAVADQLVARHEALRTSFHLIEGQVKQKVHSDLSVQIETWQADEETVEKTIERFFRPFGLKQAPLLRIGLIELSSEEHLLIFDMHHIISDGISKSILLKEFCNLYQGQVLPELSVQAKEFAWWQTEQAAEIGWVEHEAYWLDAFSEQPQPLAIPTDYPRPQTMTFDGDELLTELSGEWLEKLDSFTRQSSTTLYMLLLAVYSVLLSKYSNQADIVIGCDMDGRQRAEFAPVVGMFVNTLALRSWPKKELTVQEYIGQVRQNVLDGFEHGDYPFDQLVSQIQLTRDPARNPLFDAMLTLHHAAEQQKVLLDQIEFAPYEFRRRAAMLDLALEVVHAEDHICMHWQYNTNLYHRRTIEKMAQDFVIVLEQMVAHPNRTIGQLQIGHGVVQVAQGQVDDDDFAF